In Bacillus sp. KH172YL63, one genomic interval encodes:
- a CDS encoding DUF1028 domain-containing protein yields MTYSIVGYDPEEKEWGVAVQSKFLGVGSVVPFAKAGVGAVATQSFANTSYGPQALRLMKQGKTAEEALEIVTKDDPDRPLRQVGMIDSCGNPATFTGEGCYHWAGGQTGKHFAAQGNILVNQETVKKMAESFESSAGSLAERLLGALAAGQEAGGDSRGMQSAALLIVKENGGYGGFNDRYIDLRVDDHASPIEELQRLFHLHQLYFQASKSDRVVALEGEIRGDVERELTRLGYGKEHQSLHQNLKDYLHTENFEMREQEGDYIDLDVLDYMRNQG; encoded by the coding sequence ATGACGTATTCCATTGTAGGCTATGATCCGGAAGAGAAAGAGTGGGGGGTCGCGGTTCAGTCCAAGTTCCTCGGTGTAGGGTCGGTTGTTCCGTTTGCAAAGGCCGGTGTAGGGGCTGTGGCGACCCAATCGTTCGCGAATACTTCATACGGTCCGCAGGCACTCCGGTTGATGAAACAGGGAAAGACGGCCGAGGAGGCCCTTGAAATTGTGACAAAGGACGATCCCGACCGCCCGCTGCGGCAGGTTGGGATGATTGATTCATGTGGAAACCCGGCTACGTTCACGGGGGAAGGCTGCTATCACTGGGCCGGTGGACAGACGGGCAAGCACTTCGCTGCCCAGGGGAATATTCTGGTGAATCAGGAGACGGTTAAGAAGATGGCGGAAAGCTTCGAATCGTCGGCCGGTTCCCTTGCCGAAAGGCTGTTGGGGGCCCTCGCTGCCGGTCAGGAAGCTGGCGGGGATTCCCGGGGCATGCAGTCTGCGGCCCTTTTAATTGTAAAAGAAAATGGTGGCTATGGCGGCTTCAACGACCGGTACATAGACTTAAGGGTGGACGATCATGCTTCACCGATTGAAGAGTTGCAGCGGCTTTTTCATCTTCATCAGCTGTATTTCCAAGCATCGAAGTCTGATAGAGTCGTAGCGCTCGAAGGAGAAATCCGGGGCGATGTGGAGCGTGAACTTACCCGGTTGGGCTACGGGAAAGAACATCAATCTCTTCATCAGAATCTAAAAGACTACCTGCACACGGAAAACTTTGAAATGCGTGAGCAGGAAGGGGATTATATCGATCTTGATGTATTGGATTATATGAGAAATCAGGGGTAA
- a CDS encoding aminopeptidase, with translation MRDPRLTQLAEVLLTHSLKMKEGEKLFITGEYSTKPLVKELVAKSYDMGVIPYFEFGDMELQRIVATHAKPEQMILKNKWNLQQYEDIDAFIHISSELNDAEMSEVPAEQWQLLIPHMKESNDYLIQNKKWVLLNYPNPSLAQKAKMSNDTFFDYVLDVCTVNYQQMEEAQKPLKELLDRTDKVRITGEGTDLTFSIKDIPSVMCFGERNIPDGEVYTAPVKDSVNGTITYNTPTLYRGFTFNHVSLTFEDGKIVKATADKTKELNDILDTDEGARFIGEFALGVNPKINEPMLDILFDEKINGSFHFTPGQAYEQADNGNRSSVHWDMVCIQRPEYGGGEIYFDDVLIRKDGLFVVDELKGLNPDALI, from the coding sequence ATGAGAGATCCACGATTAACACAGCTGGCGGAAGTGCTGCTGACGCATTCACTGAAGATGAAAGAAGGGGAGAAGCTTTTCATTACTGGAGAGTATTCAACGAAGCCTCTTGTAAAGGAACTGGTTGCAAAATCTTATGATATGGGAGTCATTCCGTATTTTGAGTTCGGAGATATGGAACTGCAACGGATCGTCGCTACCCATGCGAAACCAGAGCAGATGATTTTGAAAAATAAATGGAATTTGCAGCAATACGAGGATATAGACGCGTTTATCCATATTTCAAGTGAGCTCAACGATGCGGAGATGAGTGAGGTACCGGCTGAGCAGTGGCAGCTTTTGATTCCTCATATGAAAGAGTCCAATGATTACTTGATTCAAAATAAAAAGTGGGTTCTTTTAAACTATCCGAATCCATCACTTGCCCAAAAAGCGAAGATGAGCAACGACACGTTTTTTGATTATGTATTGGACGTTTGTACGGTCAACTATCAGCAGATGGAAGAGGCGCAGAAACCGCTGAAAGAGCTGTTGGACAGGACGGACAAGGTACGTATCACCGGTGAAGGGACGGACCTTACGTTTTCGATCAAGGATATTCCGTCGGTCATGTGCTTTGGTGAACGGAATATCCCGGACGGGGAAGTGTACACGGCTCCTGTGAAGGACAGTGTGAACGGGACGATTACATATAACACGCCGACATTGTACCGTGGATTTACGTTCAACCATGTGTCGCTGACGTTTGAAGATGGGAAAATTGTGAAGGCGACGGCGGATAAAACGAAAGAATTGAACGATATTTTGGATACGGATGAAGGGGCGAGGTTCATTGGGGAGTTTGCCCTCGGGGTAAATCCGAAGATCAATGAGCCGATGCTGGATATTTTATTTGACGAAAAGATCAACGGGAGCTTTCACTTCACACCTGGACAGGCGTATGAGCAGGCTGACAACGGCAATCGTTCCAGCGTCCACTGGGATATGGTCTGCATCCAGCGTCCTGAATACGGCGGCGGGGAAATTTATTTTGACGATGTGTTGATACGGAAAGACGGGTTGTTTGTAGTAGATGAGCTGAAAGGATTGAATCCTGACGCGTTAATTTAA
- the hpf gene encoding ribosome hibernation-promoting factor, HPF/YfiA family codes for MLNYNIRGENIEVTPAIREHVEKKIGKLDRYFNETPDANVHVNLKVYPDKNTKTEVTIPMPHLVLRAEERNTDMYAAIDLIVDKLERQIRKHKTRVNRKMREKGSPKEFFAAQEDLNHVSPNGAAAVELEEEDDTEVVRTKQFNLKPMDSEEAILQMNMLGHTFFIFTDAETNATNIVYKRRDGKYGLIETN; via the coding sequence ATGTTGAACTACAACATTCGAGGCGAGAACATTGAGGTAACTCCAGCGATTCGCGAACACGTGGAGAAGAAGATTGGCAAGTTAGACCGTTACTTTAATGAAACTCCTGATGCAAATGTACATGTTAATTTGAAAGTGTATCCTGATAAAAATACGAAAACTGAAGTGACTATTCCAATGCCGCATTTGGTGCTTCGTGCAGAGGAACGGAACACGGATATGTATGCGGCCATTGATCTTATAGTGGATAAATTGGAGCGTCAGATTCGCAAGCATAAGACACGGGTGAACCGCAAGATGCGTGAAAAGGGCAGCCCGAAGGAGTTCTTTGCGGCTCAGGAGGATCTGAACCATGTTTCTCCAAATGGTGCAGCAGCCGTTGAACTGGAGGAAGAGGACGATACGGAAGTAGTAAGAACGAAGCAGTTCAATCTGAAGCCGATGGATAGCGAGGAAGCGATCCTTCAGATGAATATGCTTGGTCATACGTTCTTTATTTTCACAGATGCAGAAACAAACGCTACGAATATCGTATACAAGCGACGTGATGGCAAGTACGGCTTGATTGAAACGAATTAA
- a CDS encoding transposase, with protein sequence MAPKREWSPGYTYHITARGNRKYTIFRNKADRLKYLEIVELAKDKFPFILHSYCLMTNHIHLLIETIDVPPGKIIQYIHYRYARYFNKKNGFQGHLFQGRFKSVIIRNNKQLIDTSCYIHLNPVKAGITAEAQNYQWSSYRSFISNRENKHVDTKKILSFMNGGSKSHYKFYVEIRWKQFNE encoded by the coding sequence ATGGCCCCAAAAAGAGAATGGTCCCCTGGATATACCTATCACATTACCGCAAGAGGAAACCGAAAATACACCATCTTCCGCAACAAAGCCGATCGACTTAAGTATTTGGAAATCGTTGAATTAGCCAAAGACAAGTTCCCCTTTATTCTCCACTCTTATTGCCTCATGACGAACCACATTCACCTTCTCATAGAAACCATCGATGTTCCCCCAGGCAAAATCATTCAATACATCCATTACCGTTACGCCCGCTATTTTAATAAGAAAAATGGCTTCCAAGGGCATCTATTTCAAGGACGTTTTAAATCAGTCATCATCCGCAATAACAAGCAGCTGATCGATACAAGCTGTTATATTCACCTGAACCCAGTGAAAGCTGGGATCACTGCTGAAGCACAAAACTATCAGTGGTCGAGTTATCGTTCATTTATTTCAAACAGGGAAAATAAGCATGTTGATACGAAAAAGATTCTCTCTTTTATGAATGGTGGGTCGAAAAGTCACTATAAGTTTTATGTGGAGATTAGGTGGAAGCAATTTAATGAGTGA
- a CDS encoding ABC transporter permease — translation MTNLITNELIKQISRPRMWISLGLIVFIDAVASLFVYMLFDGIHFSFWEYMRISSNLLIVIQIFCLIIAGDIVSSEFSAGTIKLLLIRPANRMKILLSKYLTVLVIATVFTAGHFLFSALLGALWFYDSFLDLDVNFFIVAGAYVLRFLEMVVICSIAFTLSAVTRSSSFAIGTTIFLTFSAGTLLILMNERGLEWGRYLLLANTDLQQYFFSSPPFEGMTFGFSVVVILVYLIGFGGLAGWVFGRRDVDV, via the coding sequence ATGACCAATCTCATCACCAACGAACTCATCAAACAAATATCCCGCCCCCGCATGTGGATTTCCCTTGGCCTCATCGTATTCATAGATGCCGTTGCATCCCTGTTCGTCTACATGCTCTTCGACGGTATCCATTTTTCCTTTTGGGAATACATGCGGATCAGCTCCAACCTTCTGATCGTCATTCAAATCTTCTGCCTGATCATTGCAGGGGACATTGTTTCCAGCGAATTTTCAGCAGGAACGATTAAGCTGTTGCTCATCCGCCCCGCTAACCGAATGAAGATTCTACTTTCCAAGTATTTAACCGTGTTAGTCATTGCGACTGTGTTCACCGCCGGTCATTTCTTATTTTCTGCCCTGCTTGGTGCCCTGTGGTTTTATGATAGCTTCCTGGATCTGGACGTGAACTTTTTTATCGTTGCGGGGGCTTATGTGTTGAGGTTTTTGGAAATGGTCGTCATCTGCTCGATTGCCTTTACGCTGTCGGCTGTAACCAGAAGCAGTTCATTTGCGATCGGTACCACCATTTTTTTGACATTCTCTGCCGGGACATTATTGATACTGATGAACGAACGCGGTTTGGAGTGGGGAAGGTATCTTCTGCTCGCTAATACTGATTTGCAGCAGTATTTCTTCAGTTCGCCGCCGTTCGAAGGAATGACGTTTGGGTTTTCGGTTGTGGTGATTCTGGTGTATTTGATCGGATTTGGTGGTTTGGCTGGATGGGTGTTTGGGAGGAGGGATGTGGATGTTTAG
- a CDS encoding flagellar protein FliT, with protein sequence MSSVLLCYTITKQLKTALDQVNDENRESTIEEVESLLEKRQSAIDSLKPPYTQEEQELGKQMVAWNGEIDQKLAQLRLVIKRDMNGLSKKKTSVQKYSNPYESLQHDGMFYDKKK encoded by the coding sequence ATGAGTTCCGTTCTCCTTTGCTACACCATCACGAAACAGCTGAAAACAGCATTGGATCAAGTGAATGATGAGAACAGGGAATCTACGATTGAAGAAGTAGAGTCCCTTTTAGAAAAAAGACAAAGTGCAATTGACAGCCTCAAGCCGCCTTACACTCAGGAGGAGCAGGAACTTGGGAAGCAGATGGTTGCCTGGAACGGCGAAATCGACCAGAAGCTTGCTCAACTGCGCCTCGTTATTAAACGGGATATGAACGGATTATCGAAGAAAAAAACTTCTGTTCAAAAATACTCAAACCCATACGAATCCCTGCAACATGATGGAATGTTCTACGATAAAAAGAAATAG
- the fliS gene encoding flagellar export chaperone FliS codes for MAINNPYAAYQNNSVNTASPGELTLMLYNGSLKFIHIAKKAIEDKNIELKNTNIQKTQAIVNELMVTLNTDVEVSQNLMSLYDYINRRLTEANIKNDVAILEEVEGLITDFRDTWKQVIQLNRQKQHAGQGGQA; via the coding sequence ATGGCCATCAACAACCCGTATGCAGCATACCAGAATAACTCGGTCAACACCGCTTCACCGGGTGAACTGACCCTTATGCTCTATAACGGAAGCCTGAAATTTATCCACATCGCCAAAAAAGCTATTGAAGATAAAAACATTGAGTTGAAAAATACGAACATCCAAAAAACCCAAGCCATCGTGAATGAACTGATGGTGACACTGAATACCGACGTGGAAGTGTCACAAAATCTCATGTCACTGTACGACTACATCAATCGTCGCCTGACAGAAGCCAATATTAAAAACGATGTGGCGATTTTAGAGGAAGTAGAGGGGCTGATCACGGATTTCCGTGATACGTGGAAACAAGTCATTCAGCTGAACCGCCAGAAGCAGCATGCAGGACAGGGCGGACAGGCATAA
- a CDS encoding flagellar hook-associated protein 2, whose product MADMRIGGLASGMDTDQIIKDLMKAERIPLNKLEQKKQYLEWQRDDYRDMNKMMFDFSNLIFDGVMKQGTYTQKTVSVSNPNEVTIKNINATTDFTGTLKVEKLATAATMYSTPITQADGGAFDSKKKLSASFGLTGEQSIKVKAIKADGTMAADFTEIKFKAEDETLESLISKINSQTGVTMFYDQQTKQMSVMSKNTGSNDSGAEIELQGDLFTTHLKLDANNDIAVTNTRGSIGENAKFTYNGMATERSSNTFNINGFEISLKNASNTNVTFASKPDTDKILEKIVKFVDEYNKLIEKVNGEVNEKKYRDFQPLTAEQKESMEEKEIELWEEKSRSGTLRNDSVLTSGLNKMRTDMYTPVSGGTSGLDQLAQIGIKTSSNYLDRGKLIIDESKLKEAISKDPNAIYEIFAKNGSTSNEQGIARRLRDTLKTTMDSIEKKAGKASSTNNTFTLGRLLNNMDSQMNRFEDRLIQVEDRYWRQFTAMEKAIQRANQQSMYLMNQFGG is encoded by the coding sequence ATGGCTGATATGCGAATTGGTGGCCTTGCCAGTGGTATGGACACAGATCAGATTATTAAAGACTTGATGAAGGCGGAACGGATTCCTTTAAATAAGCTGGAACAGAAGAAACAGTACCTCGAGTGGCAGCGTGATGATTACCGTGACATGAATAAGATGATGTTTGATTTCAGTAATCTTATTTTTGACGGGGTGATGAAGCAGGGGACGTATACGCAGAAGACAGTCTCGGTTTCGAACCCGAATGAAGTGACCATTAAGAATATTAACGCTACCACTGATTTTACTGGCACTTTAAAAGTTGAGAAATTAGCCACGGCAGCTACCATGTACAGCACCCCTATCACCCAGGCAGACGGTGGGGCATTTGATTCGAAAAAGAAGTTGAGTGCTTCATTTGGACTGACTGGTGAACAAAGCATCAAGGTCAAAGCGATTAAAGCGGACGGAACGATGGCAGCGGATTTCACTGAAATCAAGTTCAAGGCTGAAGACGAAACTTTGGAAAGTTTAATCTCTAAAATCAATTCTCAAACAGGGGTAACGATGTTCTATGACCAGCAAACGAAGCAAATGTCGGTCATGAGCAAAAACACCGGGAGTAACGACAGCGGTGCTGAAATTGAGTTGCAGGGTGATCTATTCACCACACATCTGAAATTGGATGCGAATAATGATATCGCTGTGACAAATACACGAGGTTCAATTGGAGAAAATGCCAAGTTTACATACAACGGGATGGCCACTGAGCGTTCATCAAACACTTTCAATATTAATGGATTTGAGATTTCCCTTAAAAATGCATCCAATACGAATGTAACCTTTGCATCTAAACCCGACACCGACAAAATCCTTGAAAAAATCGTAAAATTCGTCGACGAATACAATAAGCTCATCGAAAAAGTAAACGGCGAAGTAAACGAAAAGAAATACCGTGACTTCCAACCATTGACTGCAGAGCAGAAAGAGTCGATGGAAGAAAAGGAAATAGAACTATGGGAAGAAAAATCCCGCAGTGGGACGCTGAGAAATGATTCTGTCCTGACGTCTGGTTTGAACAAGATGCGGACAGACATGTACACACCAGTCTCCGGAGGTACGTCAGGCCTCGACCAACTGGCTCAAATCGGCATCAAAACATCCAGTAACTACCTTGACCGTGGTAAGCTGATTATCGATGAAAGCAAGCTGAAAGAAGCAATCTCCAAAGATCCGAATGCGATTTATGAAATCTTCGCGAAAAACGGTTCCACGTCTAATGAACAGGGAATCGCCCGCCGTTTACGTGATACATTGAAAACCACGATGGACAGCATCGAGAAGAAAGCCGGTAAAGCTTCAAGTACCAACAACACCTTTACACTGGGGCGTTTATTAAACAACATGGACAGCCAGATGAATCGTTTTGAAGATCGCCTGATCCAAGTAGAAGACCGCTACTGGCGCCAATTCACCGCCATGGAAAAAGCCATCCAGCGCGCGAACCAGCAGTCGATGTACCTCATGAACCAATTCGGCGGCTAA
- the flaG gene encoding flagellar protein FlaG, producing the protein MIEKVTGTIPAVQSFTRLENQTNEEVKRIQAQERHHEQTPKEPVTKEKMEEVVQGMNEFLSGSNTHLKFEFHDKLKEYYVTIVDNRTDEIVKEIPAKKVLDMHAAMTEFVGLLVDKKV; encoded by the coding sequence ATGATTGAAAAAGTGACGGGCACTATACCAGCAGTACAATCATTTACTAGATTAGAGAACCAAACGAATGAAGAAGTGAAGCGTATTCAAGCACAGGAACGACACCATGAACAAACACCAAAGGAACCTGTCACGAAAGAAAAAATGGAAGAAGTCGTCCAGGGCATGAATGAGTTTTTATCTGGTTCTAATACCCACCTCAAATTTGAATTTCATGATAAATTAAAAGAATACTATGTAACGATTGTGGACAATCGTACAGATGAAATAGTGAAGGAAATACCAGCAAAAAAGGTTCTCGACATGCATGCTGCGATGACGGAGTTTGTTGGTTTACTTGTTGATAAGAAGGTTTAA
- a CDS encoding flagellin N-terminal helical domain-containing protein, whose protein sequence is MRINHNIAALNTYNKLNSASGAQSKSMEKLSSGLRINKAGDDAAGLAISEKMRGQIRGLDQATRNSQDAISLVQTAEGALSETHSILQRQRELATQASNDTNTAEDRKNIQDEMDQLGKEIDRIAGTTQFNTKNLIDGSMDKSTTAGANVNSNSSLKGAGGAAIAAATEVLDTLTDKDGNSLGIQATDSIEVSYVKNGETKTVSLTGASTIADIVAAGDFGAAAIGANGEIEITATGTGDAGAVHGFTVSVKDSAGNVRSGASSALSSFGETTQATKDHSDGSASFQIGANTGQSIQLAIKDMSASALGVKDLKVGSAGQASSSIKVIDSAIQKVSAQRSSLGSVQNRLEHTINNLSTSSENLTAAESRIRDVDMAKEMMESTKNGILSQAAQAMLAQANQQPQGVLQLLR, encoded by the coding sequence ATGAGAATTAATCATAATATTGCAGCTCTTAATACTTACAACAAACTAAATAGTGCTTCTGGTGCTCAATCTAAATCTATGGAGAAATTATCTTCTGGTCTTCGCATAAACAAAGCAGGAGACGATGCAGCAGGTCTTGCTATCTCTGAAAAAATGCGTGGGCAGATTCGTGGTTTAGATCAAGCGACACGTAACTCACAGGATGCAATATCACTTGTACAGACAGCAGAGGGAGCTTTATCTGAAACGCATTCAATTCTTCAACGACAACGTGAGTTAGCAACTCAAGCTTCAAATGACACGAACACTGCTGAAGACCGCAAAAATATTCAAGATGAAATGGATCAATTAGGAAAAGAAATTGACCGTATTGCGGGAACTACTCAATTCAATACGAAAAACCTTATCGATGGTTCAATGGATAAATCAACAACTGCTGGAGCTAACGTTAACAGTAACTCATCACTTAAGGGTGCTGGAGGAGCAGCAATCGCAGCAGCAACAGAAGTTCTTGATACATTAACTGATAAAGATGGAAATAGTTTAGGTATTCAAGCGACTGATTCTATCGAAGTATCTTATGTGAAAAATGGCGAAACTAAAACCGTTTCTTTAACAGGTGCTTCTACTATTGCTGATATCGTAGCAGCAGGAGATTTTGGAGCCGCAGCTATCGGAGCTAATGGTGAGATCGAAATTACTGCTACAGGTACTGGTGATGCAGGAGCAGTTCACGGATTCACAGTAAGCGTAAAAGATTCTGCAGGAAATGTTCGTAGTGGAGCATCAAGTGCACTTTCTAGCTTTGGTGAAACAACTCAAGCTACAAAAGATCATTCTGATGGTTCTGCATCATTCCAAATTGGCGCTAACACTGGTCAAAGTATCCAACTTGCAATTAAAGACATGAGTGCTTCAGCTCTTGGAGTGAAAGACCTTAAAGTAGGTAGTGCAGGTCAAGCTAGTTCTTCAATAAAAGTAATCGATTCAGCCATTCAAAAGGTGTCTGCTCAACGTTCTAGCCTTGGTTCTGTACAGAATCGTCTTGAGCACACAATCAATAACCTTAGCACATCTTCTGAAAATTTAACAGCAGCAGAGTCACGCATCAGAGACGTTGATATGGCTAAAGAGATGATGGAATCTACTAAGAATGGTATTCTTTCTCAAGCAGCTCAAGCTATGTTAGCTCAAGCAAATCAACAGCCACAAGGAGTATTACAATTACTTCGTTAA
- the csrA gene encoding carbon storage regulator CsrA, translating to MLVLTRKPGESIQIGDEIELTVISVKGDQVKLGINAPKNVDIHRKEVYLSIQEENTEASKGIDNLFNVLTKND from the coding sequence ATGTTAGTACTGACGAGGAAACCGGGAGAAAGTATTCAGATTGGGGATGAAATTGAGCTAACAGTCATTTCTGTTAAAGGGGACCAAGTAAAATTGGGCATCAATGCACCAAAGAATGTCGATATCCATCGAAAAGAAGTCTACCTTTCTATTCAGGAAGAAAATACCGAAGCTTCGAAAGGCATAGACAATCTATTTAATGTTTTGACAAAAAATGATTAA
- the fliW gene encoding flagellar assembly protein FliW, giving the protein MKINTKYHGEIEVKPEEILTFGYGIPGFGEEKQFILLPLPENEWFHILQSVQTPQLGFVVTNPFVFIKEYDFELDQASVESLGSPSEKEVQVLSILTIRETLQESTANLQAPIIINLANRKGKQVILTNTDYQTKHLIFAQPAGKKG; this is encoded by the coding sequence ATGAAAATCAATACAAAGTATCATGGTGAAATAGAAGTCAAACCAGAAGAGATTCTGACATTTGGTTACGGGATCCCAGGGTTTGGAGAAGAAAAGCAGTTTATCTTGTTGCCTCTTCCGGAAAATGAGTGGTTTCATATCTTGCAATCGGTCCAAACCCCTCAACTTGGGTTTGTCGTAACAAATCCATTTGTCTTTATTAAGGAATATGATTTTGAACTTGACCAGGCTAGTGTAGAGTCTCTTGGAAGTCCTTCAGAAAAAGAAGTTCAGGTTCTCTCTATTCTTACTATCCGTGAAACCCTGCAAGAATCTACTGCAAACCTGCAAGCCCCTATCATTATTAATCTAGCAAATCGTAAGGGAAAACAAGTCATCTTAACCAATACAGACTACCAAACCAAGCACCTGATCTTTGCGCAACCTGCAGGAAAGAAGGGGTGA
- a CDS encoding DUF6470 family protein: protein MNVPQIRLQSTSGAIDIRTTPGKMEMEQPAAELDIQQPQAKMEIERKPSQLTIDQTEARADMDLKSVRRRIEEYSRQGYEDWLSGLARVSQDGDELMMIEKGDGAIAEQAKRNSEDPIYDFNIGWVPSAGSVKISYDPGSVKVNIEPQKVVNHSRPQKPEIQYTPAKVDVSLKRYADLQVDLANLKHVGINYEQEI from the coding sequence ATGAACGTTCCACAAATAAGATTGCAATCAACGTCCGGAGCGATTGACATTCGTACAACCCCCGGAAAGATGGAGATGGAACAGCCAGCCGCAGAGCTGGATATCCAGCAGCCCCAGGCGAAGATGGAAATTGAGCGGAAGCCTTCCCAATTGACCATCGATCAGACAGAGGCCAGGGCTGACATGGATTTGAAATCAGTTCGCCGGAGGATAGAAGAATACTCTAGACAGGGGTATGAAGATTGGTTATCGGGACTTGCCCGGGTCTCACAGGACGGGGATGAACTGATGATGATTGAAAAGGGAGATGGTGCTATTGCTGAGCAGGCGAAACGGAACAGTGAGGATCCTATCTACGACTTTAATATAGGCTGGGTTCCTTCTGCAGGAAGCGTCAAAATCAGCTATGATCCCGGCAGTGTCAAAGTGAATATTGAACCGCAAAAAGTGGTGAATCACTCTCGTCCGCAAAAGCCCGAGATACAGTATACTCCAGCCAAAGTGGATGTCAGTTTGAAGCGATATGCAGATTTGCAAGTTGATTTAGCGAACTTAAAACATGTTGGGATCAACTATGAACAAGAAATATAG
- the flgL gene encoding flagellar hook-associated protein FlgL, translating to MRVTQSMLTNNSMRNLSSSYGRMGQLQDQLATGKKITKPSDDPVVAMKGMFYRSNLTGIEQYKRNLSELYLWMENSETGIEQANQGLQRVRELTIQGKNGSLSDEDRKAIATEIEQIKQDLVSVAETKVAGRYIFHGTDVGNSPIKDGNPADGSAPRVADNLGSGAIDSYPIEVSQGVSLKVNVNPNNVFNQKLFDTVHNIQKALESGGISPLDTELENLDSVMNTLSAERSELGARYNRLEMVDDRLSRQEVTTNRILSDNEDADIERVITDLKIQESVHRAALGVGARIIQPTLMDFLR from the coding sequence ATGCGCGTAACACAAAGTATGTTAACGAATAACTCAATGAGAAACCTCAGCTCCTCTTATGGACGGATGGGTCAGCTGCAGGATCAATTGGCGACAGGGAAGAAGATTACAAAGCCTTCTGATGATCCCGTCGTTGCGATGAAGGGGATGTTTTACCGTTCGAATCTGACCGGGATTGAGCAGTATAAGCGGAATCTATCAGAGCTTTATTTGTGGATGGAGAACTCTGAGACGGGAATCGAGCAAGCGAATCAAGGGTTACAGCGTGTTCGTGAATTGACCATTCAAGGTAAGAATGGATCATTAAGTGATGAAGATCGAAAAGCTATTGCAACGGAAATCGAACAAATCAAACAAGATCTGGTTAGCGTCGCTGAAACGAAGGTAGCGGGAAGATATATTTTTCATGGAACGGACGTTGGAAATTCCCCGATCAAGGATGGTAATCCTGCAGATGGTAGTGCTCCAAGGGTTGCTGATAATTTAGGAAGTGGGGCAATTGATTCTTATCCGATTGAAGTGTCTCAAGGTGTTTCCTTAAAAGTTAATGTTAACCCAAATAATGTATTTAATCAGAAACTTTTTGATACGGTCCACAATATTCAAAAGGCTTTGGAATCAGGTGGTATTTCTCCCCTTGATACAGAACTTGAAAATTTGGACAGCGTCATGAACACATTATCTGCAGAACGCTCTGAACTTGGGGCAAGATACAATCGCCTGGAGATGGTAGACGACCGACTGTCCCGACAGGAAGTAACAACGAACCGCATCCTTTCGGACAACGAGGATGCCGATATTGAACGTGTCATCACAGACTTGAAAATCCAAGAAAGCGTACATCGTGCCGCGCTTGGAGTGGGAGCAAGGATCATTCAACCGACATTAATGGATTTCTTACGATAA